The Cyprinus carpio isolate SPL01 chromosome A19, ASM1834038v1, whole genome shotgun sequence genome has a segment encoding these proteins:
- the LOC109077554 gene encoding mucin-1-like, with the protein MLHLPPVPLWRLYYRSSSARGIPFSEFKSHFTFFSMRHIRLHYTGAAFFLLLFSATGAEPYSLLKVLEGLQAEPQNYPSPLYSFSLCMEINNRVFSDALLNSSSQQYKRMYAEVAGALDIAFNCSDCDTRETYRGVTNIQFSNGSVIANCTIQFQTIFINHVVIKHLFLRAVDNTQLNGLEVNRKYTDEIVTPIWLFPKSSTPMAETSVQGLPGWAIALLVLACIIILLLFIILLLICFWCCRRKEKKEETQTVTPYERTSFKEHLANPTYMSHAPEKSPNYRSLGEPEAQHGNLSGIYMNPQR; encoded by the exons ATGCTTCATTTACCACCAGTACCACTCTGGAGACTCTATTACAGAAGCTCTTCAGCCAGAGGAATACCATTCAGTGAATTTAAATCCCATTTCACTTTCTTCAGCATGAGGCACATTAGATTACATTATACCGGCGCTGCATTCTTCTTACTGCTGTTCTCTGCAACAG GTGCTGAGCCCTACAGTCTTTTAAAAGTCCTCGAGGGCCTCCAGGCAGAGCCACAGAACTACCCTTCACCCCTGTACTCGTTCTCCCTCTGCATGGAGATCAACAACCGTGTCTTCAGCGACGCTCTCCTCAACTCAAGCTCACAGCAGTACAAGCGCATGTATGCAGAGGTTGCTGGAGCT CTGGACATCGCCTTTAACTGCTCTGACTGTGACACAAGAGAAACCTACAGAGGAGTGACGAACATACAGTTCAG TAACGGGTCTGTGATCGCAAATTGTACCATCCAGTTCCAGACCATTTTTATCAACCATGTTGTGATCAAACATTTGTTCTTGAGGGCTGTAGATAACACTCAGCTGAATGGTCTTGAAGTGAACAGAAAGTACACTGATG AAATAGTCACACCTATCTGGCTTTTTCCAAAATCCTCAACTCCGATGGCAGAAACTAGTGTTCAGGGGCTTCCTGGGTGGGCCATTGCATTGTTAGTGCTGGCATGCATCATCATCCTGCTTCTCTTCATCATCTTACTACTG ATATGCTTTTGGTGCtgtaggagaaaagaaaaaaaggaagaaacacAAACAGTAACACCGTATGAGAGAACGTCTTTCAAAGAACATCTTGCCAATCCCACATATATGTCACACGCACCTGAGAAGAGCCCCAACTACCGGAGCTTG GGAGAACCGGAAGCACAACATGGCAACCTATCAGGGATCTACATGAATCCTCAGAGATGA